The following are encoded together in the Bacillota bacterium genome:
- a CDS encoding 4Fe-4S binding protein, with amino-acid sequence MSNRQVRKIVRIDEEKCTGCGLCVTPCAEGAIQIVDGKAKVLREELCDGAGFCLAVCPTGALSIEEREAADFSEAAVAEHMAGRTGAGVYISQRCFRCGAGEEDRALMPCRWKGESLWVCVRCLPQLIHG; translated from the coding sequence ATGTCTAACCGGCAAGTGAGAAAGATAGTCAGAATCGACGAGGAGAAGTGCACCGGCTGCGGGCTGTGTGTCACCCCATGCGCCGAAGGTGCAATTCAGATTGTTGACGGCAAGGCAAAGGTCCTCCGGGAGGAGCTCTGCGACGGGGCGGGCTTTTGCCTCGCCGTATGCCCGACAGGGGCTCTATCCATCGAGGAGCGGGAAGCGGCGGATTTCTCGGAGGCCGCAGTCGCCGAGCATATGGCGGGTCGGACCGGGGCCGGAGTCTACATCTCGCAGAGGTGCTTCAGGTGCGGGGCGGGCGAGGAGGACCGAGCCCTGATGCCTTGCAGGTGGAAGGGCGAGAGCCTCTGGGTATGCGTGAGATGCCTGCCGCAGTTGATTCACGGGTAA